The region CGCCCGGTGTGCTTGCGGAAAATCGTCTTGTACGTGTCGACCAGCGCCCGCAGGTCGGCCGCGTCGAGATCGAGGTCGTCGGTGGTGTCCCTGGCCCGCTTGGCCTCGTCCAGCGCGTGTTCGAACTCCTCGCCCGGCACCTCGCAGACGGTCTTGCCGAACATCTGGATCAACCGCCGGTAGGAGTCCCAGGCGAACCGTTCGTTGCCGCCGGCCTGGGCGGCGAGCCCGGCCACGCTGACGTCGTTGAGCCCGACGTTGAGGACGGTCTCCATCATGCCCGGCATGGAAAACTTCGCCCCGGAGCGGACCGAGACCAGCAGCGGGTCGGCCGGGTCGCCGAGGCGCTTGCCCATCGCCCGCTCCAGTGCGGTCAGGTGCCCGGTGATCTGCTCGGCGAGTTCGGCGGGGGCGGTTCCGGTGGCCAGGTACGCCTGGCACGCCTCGGTGGTGATCGTGAAGCCGGGCGGCACCGGCAGGCCGAGATTGGTCATCTCGGCCAGGTTGGCGCCCTTGCCGCCGAGCAGATCCTTGAGACCCATGTTGCCCTCGGCGAAGTCGTACACGAATTTTCGTGTTTCCCCCGCTGCGGTGTTTTCCCTCGCTGCGGTTTTCCTCGATGCCACCAGGAGCCTCCCACGTACGACGCTGAACGAAGGTTCGGTTGGTCCGCGAAGGTTAAGCGAGGCCGGGGCGACCCGTCAGCATTGGGTGACAATCGGCACAGGCGTCGTCCCTGTCCGTGTTCGCACCGGTTTATGGGAGCGCTTCCACGTGCACGACCACGCATCCGAGCAGCGCTAACCTTGTACGGCACCCGTACGGCACACCCCCGGACCCGGCCGCGAGGAAGCTGACTGACGATGAGCAGTGCACCCCTGGAGTCATCCCGTACGCACCCCCCGGCGCCCCGACCGCGATCGGACGAACCGGCGGCGGACGGCACCGGGACCCGGCTCACCGACGTGATCCCCGCCCCGGTGGAGGTACACCCCAGCCCCGGCGTGCACTACCCGCTCACCGCCGCGACCGTGATCCGGACCAGTGCCGACCCGGCCGCCGGCGCGGTCGGCAACTACCTGGCCGACCTGCTCCGCCCGGCCACCGGCTACCCACTGCCGGTCACCCCGGTAGCCGCCGGCACGGCCCCTCCCCCGGCCGAGCTGGCCGCCGCCGCTCCCCCTCGCCCGACCGACCTCGCCGCCGGCACCGCCCCGACCGACGACGGCATCGCCCTGCTGCTCGACCCGGCCGCGCTGCCGACCCCCGCCGGTTCTGCCGACGGCACGGGCGACGGGTTTGCGGGTGGTTACCGGCTCGACGTGACCGCCGGGGGCGTGGTCGTCCGGGCGGCGACCGCCGACGGCCTGTTCTACGGCGTACAGACGCTGCGGCAGCTCCTGCCGGCGGCGATCGAGGGCGCCACGCCCCGACCCGGCCCGTGGCCGGTGCCCGGCGGGCGGATAGTCGACGCACCCCGGTTCGCCTACCGGGGCGCGATGCTCGACGTCTCCCGGCACTTCTTCGAGGTACCGGACGTGCTCCGCTTCGTGGACCAACTCGCCCGCTACAAGCTCAACCACCTGCACCTGCACCTCACCGACGACCAGGGCTGGCGGATCGCCATCGACTCCTGGCCCCGGCTGGCCGAGATCGGCGGCGCCACCGAGGTCGACGGCGGCACCGGCGGCTACTACACCCAGGCCGACTACCGGACCATCGTCGAGTACGCCGCCGCCCGCCGGATCGCCGTCGTACCGGAGATCGACCTGCCCGGCCACACCAACGCCGCACTGAGCGCGTACGGGGAACTCTCGCCGGACGGGGTCGCGCCGCCGCCGTACACCGGCACCGACGTCGGGTTCAGCTCCGTGGCGGTGGCCAGCGAGCGGACGTACGACTTCGTGGACGACGTGCTCGGCGAGCTGGCCGCCCTGACGCCCGGCCCGTACCTGCACATCGGCGGCGACGAGGCGTTCAAGGTCGACGCCGCCGACTACGCGACGGTGATGAACCGGGTGCAGCGGATCGTCACCGCCAAGGGCAGGACGGTGGTCGGCTGGCACCAGCTCGCCCCGGTCGACCACGTACCGGGCCGGGTGCTGCAATATTGGGGCACCACCACGAGCGACGAGCCCGTGGCAACCGCGGTACGCCACGGCGCGCGGGTGATCATGTCGCCGGGCAACCGCACCTACCTGGACATGAAGTACACCGAGGAGACCCCGCTCGGGCAGGACTGGGCCGGCCTGATCGAGGTGCGCGCCGCGTACGACTGGGATCCGGGGGCCTATCTCGACGGGGTGCCGGCGGAGGCCGTACTCGGTGTCGAGGCACCGCTGTGGACGGAGACGATCCGTACCGTGGCCGAGATCGAGTTCATGGCCTTCCCCCGCCTGGTGGCAATCGCCGAGCTGGGCTGGTCGAC is a window of Micromonospora sp. NBC_01699 DNA encoding:
- a CDS encoding beta-N-acetylhexosaminidase; amino-acid sequence: MSSAPLESSRTHPPAPRPRSDEPAADGTGTRLTDVIPAPVEVHPSPGVHYPLTAATVIRTSADPAAGAVGNYLADLLRPATGYPLPVTPVAAGTAPPPAELAAAAPPRPTDLAAGTAPTDDGIALLLDPAALPTPAGSADGTGDGFAGGYRLDVTAGGVVVRAATADGLFYGVQTLRQLLPAAIEGATPRPGPWPVPGGRIVDAPRFAYRGAMLDVSRHFFEVPDVLRFVDQLARYKLNHLHLHLTDDQGWRIAIDSWPRLAEIGGATEVDGGTGGYYTQADYRTIVEYAAARRIAVVPEIDLPGHTNAALSAYGELSPDGVAPPPYTGTDVGFSSVAVASERTYDFVDDVLGELAALTPGPYLHIGGDEAFKVDAADYATVMNRVQRIVTAKGRTVVGWHQLAPVDHVPGRVLQYWGTTTSDEPVATAVRHGARVIMSPGNRTYLDMKYTEETPLGQDWAGLIEVRAAYDWDPGAYLDGVPAEAVLGVEAPLWTETIRTVAEIEFMAFPRLVAIAELGWSTASARDWDGFRLRLAAQAPRWMVGGINFYRSPEVPWPAPADEAATVPAPRREVGPVDGNGPLDGTDRVTAG